In Quercus lobata isolate SW786 chromosome 12, ValleyOak3.0 Primary Assembly, whole genome shotgun sequence, a genomic segment contains:
- the LOC115972311 gene encoding AT-hook motif nuclear-localized protein 23 → MAGLDLGPASRYVHHQLHRSEFNLQLQQQHHHQQQQQQQQQDSEDDGGQYSGDPHQDDGPHQGLELVTNSSGGAGDIAGRRPRGRPPGSKNKPKPPVIITRESANTLRAHILEVGNGCDVFDCVATYARRRQRGICILSGSGTVTNVSLRQPAAAGAIVTLHGRFEILSLSGSFLPPPAPPGATSLTIFLAGGQGQVVGGSVVGELTAAGPVIVIAASFTNVAYERLPLDEEEQLQIQTPTAQQGSGGGGGSGGGGGVGGSNPFSDPSAGFPFLNLPLNMPPNVQLPVDGWAGNSGGAARGGPF, encoded by the coding sequence ATGGCTGGTTTGGATTTAGGCCCTGCTTCTCGCTACGTTCACCACCAGCTTCACAGGTCGGAATTCAACCTtcaattacaacaacaacatcatcatcaacaacaacaacagcaacagcaacaagaTTCTGAAGACGATGGAGGACAGTACTCTGGGGATCCTCACCAAGACGATGGTCCACACCAAGGTCTCGAGCTTGTCACCAACAGCTCAGGCGGAGCAGGAGACATCGCGGGTCGGCGTCCACGTGGCAGACCACCTGGTTCCAAGAACAAGCCCAAACCGCCAGTCATAATCACCAGAGAGAGTGCGAATACTCTCAGAGCCCATATTCTGGAAGTGGGAAATGGATGCGATGTTTTCGACTGTGTCGCCACCTACGCACGGCGTCGACAGCGTGGGATCTGTATTCTCAGTGGCAGTGGCACTGTCACAAATGTAAGTCTCAGGCAACCAGCGGCGGCGGGAGCTATTGTAACGCTTCACGGAAGGTTTGAAATATTATCACTCTCGGGATCTTTCTTGCCGCCGCCTGCTCCACCCGGCGCCACCAGCTTGACTATATTTCTGGCTGGCGGACAAGGCCAAGTGGTGGGAGGGAGTGTGGTTGGGGAGCTAACTGCAGCCGGCCCGGTTATCGTGATTGCGGCTTCTTTCACAAACGTGGCTTACGAGAGATTGCCCTTGGATGAAGAGGAGCAGCTGCAGATACAGACGCCTACTGCGCAGCAGGGTTCGGGTGGCGGTGGCggaagtggtggtggtggtggtgtgggtggGAGTAACCCTTTTTCGGACCCGTCAGCCGGGTTTCCTTTCTTGAATTTGCCGCTTAATATGCCGCCTAATGTCCAGTTACCAGTCGATGGATGGGCCGGGAACTCAGGCGGCGCAGCGCGCGGCGGTCCCTTTTGA